One genomic segment of Arthrobacter sp. Marseille-P9274 includes these proteins:
- the gltB gene encoding glutamate synthase large subunit, whose product MTPPFNGSSTPRTVGGPIAAADAVSPFKRFAAYPEAAGLYDPANEKDACGLAVIATLRGEPGHDIVDAALTALRNLEHRGAVGADEGTGDGAGLLTQIPDEFFRAVTGFTLPAPGEYAVGTAFLPSDEAEAEVTQAGIESLAADEGLKILGWREVPVVAELVGAMARACMPHFVQVFLGIDSDAGADVATIDARVFRLRKRAQNKFGVYFPSLSSKTIVYKGMLTTAQLEPFYPDLSDTRFKTKLGIVHSRFSTNTFPSWPLAQPFRTIAHNGEINTVKGNRNWMRARQSQLSNPILGDTPEELFPICTPGASDSASFDEVAELLMLSGKPITQAIMMMIPEAWENHTSMDPARRAFYQYHSALMEPWDGPAAVSFTDGQLVGAVLDRNGLRPARYWVTEDGLVVLASEVGVLNLEPSRVVKKGRVSPGKMFLVDTEAGRLIEDQEIKAEIASANPWGEWLKENMIRLEDLPEREHVVHTPASINRRQRTFGYTQEELRILLGPMARTGAEPLGAMGTDTPIAVLSKRPRLLFDYFVQSFAQVTNPPLDAIREELVTSLRGSIGPDGNLLANGQVRAKQVALKFPVINNDELAKIAALESEEGVKETLKVRGLYRPDGGEAELRARLQEICEKVSAAVNRGVKFIILSDRDSNAQWAPIPSLLLTSAVHHHLLKSANRTKISLLVEAGDVREVHHVAVLIGYGASAVNPYLAMESCEDLVRRGDIQGVTEQEAVYNLIKGLGKGVLKIMSKMGISTVASYCGAQTFEALGLSQALVDQYFAGTQSQLGGVGLEVIAAESAARHAAAYPSDGIEEPHRELDTGGEYQWRREGPPHLFNPETVFRLQHSTRERRYDIFKAYTKGVDDQSRDLMTLRGLLRFKTGDRPAVPLEEVESVASIVKRFSTGAMSYGSISQEAHETLAIAMNRLGAKSNTGEGGEDVERLLDPERRSAIKQVASGRFGVTSLYLTNADDIQIKMAQGAKPGEGGQLMSQKVYPWVARTRHSTPGVGLISPPPHHDIYSIEDLAQLIYDLKRSNPQARVHVKLVSEVGIGTVAAGVTKAKADVVLISGHDGGTGASPLNSLKHAGAPWELGLAEAQQTLMLNGLRDRVVVQVDGQLKTGRDVVIAALLGGEEFGFATAPLVVSGCVMMRVCHLDTCPVGVATQNPELRKRFTGKPEFVVNFFEFIAEEVREILAELGFRSLDEAIGHSELLDSREAIDHWKASGLDLAPILNGYGFDAQSPLRNMTGQNHELDKHFDNRLIAMSAEALSGRAPVRISLDVVNTDRSVGTMLGHEVTKRFGIDTLADDTIDVTLSGQAGQSLGAFLPAGITLRLLGDSNDYVGKGLSGGRIIVRPDRSNVFQSDRNVIAGNVIGYGATSGEMFLRGQVGERFLVRNSGATAVVEGIGDHGCEYMTGGLALILGRTGRNFGAGMSGGVAYVLDLDEARVNRQSLENKELLLQALDSEDRDTVAGLLKRHAEETGSDLAERLLQDLNGTIARMTKVLPRNFAAVLATRASAEAEGLDPDGDVVWHRILEVTGG is encoded by the coding sequence ATGACTCCTCCGTTCAACGGATCCAGTACGCCACGCACAGTAGGCGGTCCGATCGCCGCTGCTGATGCAGTTTCGCCGTTCAAGCGATTTGCCGCCTACCCCGAAGCCGCAGGACTTTACGATCCTGCCAACGAAAAAGACGCCTGCGGCCTCGCCGTCATCGCCACCCTCCGCGGCGAACCGGGGCACGACATCGTCGATGCGGCCCTGACCGCCCTGCGGAACCTCGAACACCGCGGTGCCGTCGGCGCAGACGAGGGCACCGGAGACGGTGCCGGCCTCCTCACCCAGATTCCCGATGAATTTTTCCGCGCCGTCACCGGCTTCACGCTGCCGGCCCCCGGGGAGTACGCGGTAGGCACCGCTTTCCTGCCCAGCGACGAAGCCGAAGCCGAGGTCACCCAGGCCGGGATCGAGTCGCTGGCCGCCGATGAAGGACTGAAGATCCTTGGCTGGCGCGAAGTCCCCGTCGTGGCCGAGCTCGTCGGCGCGATGGCGCGGGCCTGCATGCCGCATTTCGTCCAGGTCTTCCTGGGCATCGATTCCGATGCCGGAGCCGACGTAGCCACTATCGACGCGCGGGTCTTCCGGCTCCGCAAGCGCGCCCAGAACAAGTTCGGCGTCTACTTCCCGTCGCTGTCGTCCAAGACGATCGTCTACAAGGGCATGCTGACCACGGCCCAGCTCGAGCCGTTCTACCCCGACCTGTCGGACACCCGCTTCAAAACCAAGCTGGGTATCGTCCACTCCCGGTTCTCCACGAACACCTTCCCGTCCTGGCCGCTGGCCCAGCCGTTCCGCACGATCGCCCACAACGGCGAGATCAACACGGTCAAGGGCAACCGCAACTGGATGCGCGCCCGCCAGTCCCAGCTGAGCAATCCCATCCTGGGGGACACCCCGGAGGAGCTGTTCCCGATCTGCACCCCGGGTGCATCCGACTCCGCATCCTTCGACGAGGTCGCCGAGCTGCTCATGCTCTCCGGCAAGCCCATCACGCAGGCGATCATGATGATGATCCCCGAGGCATGGGAGAACCACACTTCGATGGACCCGGCCCGCCGGGCCTTCTACCAGTACCACTCCGCGCTGATGGAGCCGTGGGACGGCCCCGCGGCCGTGTCCTTCACCGACGGCCAGCTCGTCGGCGCCGTCCTGGACCGCAACGGCCTCCGCCCGGCCCGGTACTGGGTCACCGAAGATGGCCTCGTCGTGCTGGCCTCCGAGGTCGGCGTGCTCAACCTCGAGCCCTCGCGCGTGGTCAAGAAGGGCCGCGTCTCGCCAGGCAAGATGTTCCTGGTCGATACCGAAGCCGGCCGGCTGATCGAGGACCAGGAGATCAAGGCCGAGATCGCCTCCGCCAACCCCTGGGGGGAGTGGCTGAAGGAAAACATGATCCGCCTCGAGGACCTGCCCGAGCGCGAGCACGTGGTGCATACCCCGGCCTCGATCAACCGCCGGCAGCGCACCTTCGGTTACACCCAGGAGGAGCTGCGCATCCTGCTCGGGCCGATGGCCCGCACCGGTGCCGAGCCGCTGGGCGCCATGGGCACGGACACCCCGATCGCGGTGCTGTCCAAGCGTCCCCGGCTGCTGTTCGACTATTTCGTGCAGTCCTTCGCGCAGGTCACGAACCCGCCGCTGGATGCAATCCGCGAAGAGCTCGTCACCTCGCTGCGCGGGTCCATTGGACCGGACGGCAACCTGCTCGCCAACGGCCAGGTCCGTGCCAAGCAGGTGGCGCTGAAGTTCCCGGTCATCAACAACGACGAATTGGCGAAGATCGCCGCGCTGGAGTCGGAGGAAGGCGTCAAGGAGACGCTGAAGGTTCGCGGGCTCTACCGGCCCGACGGCGGGGAAGCGGAGCTGCGCGCCCGGCTGCAGGAAATCTGCGAGAAGGTTTCCGCTGCCGTGAACCGCGGCGTGAAGTTCATCATTCTCTCCGACCGCGATTCGAACGCGCAGTGGGCTCCTATTCCCTCGCTGCTGCTCACCAGCGCGGTCCACCACCACCTGCTCAAGAGCGCCAACCGGACCAAGATTTCGCTGCTGGTCGAGGCCGGCGACGTCCGCGAGGTCCACCACGTGGCCGTGCTGATCGGCTACGGCGCGTCCGCCGTGAACCCGTACCTGGCGATGGAAAGCTGCGAGGACCTGGTCCGCCGCGGCGATATCCAGGGCGTGACCGAGCAGGAGGCCGTCTACAACCTGATCAAGGGCCTCGGCAAGGGTGTCCTGAAGATCATGTCCAAGATGGGCATCTCCACCGTGGCGTCGTACTGCGGCGCCCAGACCTTCGAGGCCCTCGGCCTGTCCCAGGCCCTGGTTGACCAGTACTTTGCCGGCACCCAGTCACAACTCGGCGGCGTCGGCCTCGAGGTCATCGCGGCCGAATCCGCCGCCCGGCACGCCGCGGCCTACCCGAGCGACGGCATCGAGGAACCGCACCGCGAACTCGACACCGGCGGCGAGTACCAGTGGCGCCGCGAGGGACCGCCGCACCTGTTCAACCCGGAGACCGTCTTCCGGCTGCAGCACTCCACCCGCGAACGCCGCTACGACATTTTCAAGGCCTACACCAAGGGCGTGGACGACCAGTCCCGCGACCTGATGACGCTGCGCGGCCTGCTTCGGTTCAAGACCGGCGACCGTCCGGCAGTGCCGCTCGAGGAAGTCGAGTCGGTCGCCAGCATCGTCAAGCGCTTCTCCACCGGTGCCATGAGCTACGGCTCGATCTCCCAGGAGGCGCACGAGACCCTCGCCATCGCGATGAACCGCCTCGGCGCCAAGTCCAACACGGGCGAGGGCGGCGAGGACGTCGAACGGCTGCTCGATCCCGAGCGCCGCTCGGCCATCAAGCAGGTTGCCTCCGGCCGCTTCGGCGTGACCAGCCTGTACCTGACCAACGCGGACGACATCCAGATCAAGATGGCCCAGGGTGCCAAGCCCGGCGAGGGCGGCCAGCTGATGAGCCAGAAGGTCTACCCGTGGGTGGCCCGGACCCGGCATTCGACGCCCGGCGTGGGACTGATCTCCCCGCCGCCGCACCACGACATCTACTCGATCGAAGACCTGGCCCAGCTGATCTACGACCTCAAGCGCTCGAATCCCCAGGCGCGGGTCCATGTGAAGCTGGTCTCGGAAGTCGGGATCGGCACGGTGGCGGCCGGCGTGACCAAGGCGAAGGCCGACGTCGTACTGATTTCAGGGCACGACGGCGGCACGGGCGCGAGTCCGTTGAATTCGCTTAAGCATGCCGGGGCTCCGTGGGAGCTGGGCCTGGCCGAGGCGCAGCAGACGCTGATGCTCAACGGCCTGCGCGACCGGGTTGTGGTGCAGGTGGACGGACAGCTGAAGACCGGCCGCGACGTCGTGATCGCCGCGCTGCTGGGCGGCGAGGAATTCGGCTTCGCCACGGCTCCGCTGGTGGTCTCCGGCTGCGTCATGATGCGCGTCTGCCACCTGGATACCTGCCCGGTTGGCGTTGCCACGCAGAACCCGGAGCTGCGGAAGCGGTTCACCGGCAAGCCGGAGTTTGTGGTGAACTTCTTCGAGTTCATCGCCGAAGAGGTCCGCGAGATCCTCGCCGAGCTGGGCTTCCGCAGCCTGGATGAGGCGATCGGCCACTCCGAGCTGCTCGATTCCCGCGAGGCGATCGACCACTGGAAGGCCTCCGGGCTGGACCTGGCGCCGATCCTCAACGGCTACGGCTTCGATGCACAGTCGCCGCTGCGCAACATGACCGGCCAGAACCACGAGCTGGACAAGCACTTCGACAACCGGCTCATCGCGATGAGCGCCGAGGCGCTGAGCGGCCGGGCGCCGGTGCGCATCAGCCTGGACGTGGTCAACACGGACCGCTCCGTCGGGACGATGCTGGGCCACGAGGTGACCAAGCGGTTCGGCATTGACACGCTCGCCGACGACACGATCGACGTCACCCTCAGCGGCCAGGCGGGCCAGTCGCTTGGCGCGTTCCTGCCCGCCGGCATCACCCTGCGGCTGCTGGGCGACTCGAACGACTACGTCGGCAAGGGCCTCTCCGGCGGCCGGATCATCGTCCGCCCCGACCGGTCCAACGTCTTCCAGTCCGACCGGAACGTCATTGCGGGCAACGTGATCGGCTACGGCGCCACCAGCGGCGAGATGTTCCTGCGCGGCCAGGTGGGCGAACGCTTCCTGGTCCGGAACTCCGGAGCGACCGCGGTGGTCGAGGGTATCGGCGACCACGGCTGCGAGTACATGACCGGCGGCCTGGCCCTGATCCTGGGACGCACCGGCCGGAACTTCGGCGCGGGCATGTCCGGCGGCGTCGCGTACGTGCTCGACCTGGACGAGGCCCGCGTGAACCGGCAGAGCCTGGAGAACAAGGAGCTGCTGCTGCAGGCCCTTGATTCCGAGGACCGCGACACGGTTGCCGGGCTGCTCAAACGGCACGCGGAGGAGACCGGGTCCGACCTGGCCGAGCGCCTCTTGCAGGACCTGAACGGAACCATTGCACGCATGACCAAGGTGCTGCCGCGGAACTTCGCCGCAGTGCTGGCAACCCGGGCATCCGCCGAAGCCGAGGGCCTGGACCCCGACGGCGACGTTGTCTGGCATCGAATTCTGGAGGTAACCGGTGGCTGA
- a CDS encoding glutamate synthase subunit beta, whose amino-acid sequence MADPRGFMKVRERETQPRRPVPVRIMDWKEVYEAQEKGVLKSQAGRCMDCGIPFCHQGCPLGNLIPEWNDLTWRGKPQEASERLHATNNFPEFTGRLCPAPCEASCVLGINQPAVTIKQIEVSIADEAFDSGWITPLAPERLTGQTIAVVGSGPAGLAAAQQLTRAGHTVAVYERDDKVGGLLRYGIPDFKMEKEVLERRLEQMQAEGTRFRTGIEVGKDVSWEQLRRRYDAVVIATGATVPRDLPLPGRELDGVHYAMEYLVQANRVVAGESVPNQIDARGKHVVILGGGDTGADCLGTAHRQQAASVTTLAIGKQPPSERAPHQPWPTFPTLFEVASAHEEGGERTYLASTVEYVGDENGKLRALKVAETEFVDGKRLPKAGTEREIPADLVFLSLGFTGPEPAGIAEQVNASFDRRGNVERDADYMTDTDGIFVAGDAGRGQSLIVWAIAEGRACAAAVDKWLMGKTRLPSPVAPTDRAIVALPQP is encoded by the coding sequence GTGGCTGATCCACGCGGATTCATGAAAGTACGCGAACGCGAGACGCAGCCCCGGCGTCCGGTTCCGGTCCGCATCATGGACTGGAAGGAAGTGTACGAGGCGCAGGAAAAGGGCGTCCTTAAGAGCCAGGCCGGCCGCTGCATGGACTGTGGCATCCCGTTCTGCCACCAGGGCTGCCCGCTGGGCAACCTGATTCCGGAGTGGAACGACCTGACCTGGCGCGGCAAGCCGCAGGAAGCCAGCGAGCGGCTGCACGCCACGAACAACTTCCCGGAATTCACCGGCCGGCTCTGCCCGGCGCCCTGCGAGGCGTCCTGCGTGCTGGGGATCAACCAGCCCGCGGTGACGATCAAGCAGATCGAGGTCTCCATCGCGGACGAGGCGTTCGACAGCGGCTGGATCACCCCGCTGGCACCGGAACGGCTCACGGGACAGACGATCGCCGTCGTCGGTTCCGGCCCTGCGGGCCTCGCCGCTGCCCAGCAGCTGACCCGCGCCGGCCACACGGTGGCGGTCTACGAACGGGACGACAAGGTCGGCGGACTGCTGCGCTACGGCATCCCCGACTTCAAGATGGAGAAGGAAGTCCTGGAGCGCCGCCTGGAGCAGATGCAGGCGGAAGGCACCCGGTTCCGCACTGGTATCGAGGTCGGCAAGGACGTCAGCTGGGAGCAGCTGCGCCGCCGCTACGATGCCGTGGTGATCGCGACCGGCGCCACCGTGCCGCGCGACCTGCCGCTGCCGGGCCGGGAGCTGGACGGGGTCCACTACGCCATGGAGTACCTGGTGCAGGCGAACCGCGTGGTGGCCGGCGAAAGCGTGCCGAACCAGATCGACGCCCGCGGCAAGCACGTGGTGATCCTGGGCGGCGGCGACACCGGAGCGGACTGCCTCGGCACCGCGCACCGGCAGCAGGCCGCGTCGGTGACGACACTGGCCATCGGCAAGCAGCCGCCGTCGGAGCGGGCACCGCACCAGCCGTGGCCGACCTTCCCGACACTCTTCGAGGTGGCCAGCGCCCATGAGGAGGGCGGCGAACGCACCTACCTGGCGTCGACCGTCGAATATGTCGGCGACGAGAACGGCAAGCTGCGCGCCCTCAAGGTCGCGGAGACTGAGTTCGTCGACGGCAAGCGGCTGCCGAAGGCCGGCACCGAGCGGGAGATCCCGGCGGACCTGGTGTTCCTGTCGCTGGGCTTCACCGGTCCGGAACCGGCCGGCATCGCGGAGCAGGTCAACGCCTCCTTCGACCGCCGCGGCAATGTGGAACGCGACGCCGACTACATGACAGACACGGACGGCATCTTCGTGGCGGGCGACGCCGGCCGCGGCCAGTCGCTCATCGTGTGGGCGATCGCTGAGGGCCGGGCGTGTGCTGCGGCCGTCGACAAGTGGCTGATGGGCAAGACCCGGCTGCCGTCCCCGGTGGCCCCGACCGACCGGGCGATTGTCGCCCTTCCGCAGCCCTGA
- the pyk gene encoding pyruvate kinase, giving the protein MWPAERPEMARLRTMRRAKIVATFGPAIASYESTLAVLKAGVDVARMNMSHGDHDVHQATYENVRRAAAELGKPVGIFADLQGPKIRLGRFADGPHELAVGDRFTITTRDIDGTAEICSTTFKGLPQDVNVGDPLLIDDGKVALRAVEVDDENVVTEVTVAGAVSNNKGINLPGVAVNVPALSDKDEDDLRWAIRAGVDMVALSFVRNAADVRRVHEIMDEEGRRAPVIAKIEKPQAVDALEEIIDAFDAIMVARGDLGVELPLEDVPVVQKHAIELARRWAKPVIVATQVLESMIDNPRPTRAEASDCANAVLDGADAVMLSGETSVGAYPLETVKTMARIIESTEQHGLDRVPPLGSRPRTRGGAITRAAVEIANQLDAKYICTFTQSGDSARRLSRLRPGRPIFAFTPDQATLNVMSLIWGIQPLLVDFVEHTDKMTAQVDRVLFEKGLVDIDDLVVIAAGSPPGKAGSTNSLKVHRVGDLADAGEQLDSQQASRRERVGPWPTS; this is encoded by the coding sequence ATGTGGCCCGCAGAGCGTCCGGAGATGGCTAGGCTAAGGACTATGAGACGAGCGAAAATCGTTGCCACCTTCGGTCCAGCCATCGCCAGCTATGAGAGCACCCTTGCCGTCCTGAAGGCCGGTGTGGATGTTGCGCGCATGAATATGAGCCATGGCGACCATGACGTGCACCAGGCCACGTACGAGAACGTTCGCCGCGCGGCGGCCGAGCTGGGCAAGCCCGTGGGGATCTTCGCGGATCTCCAGGGGCCGAAGATCCGGCTCGGCCGCTTCGCCGACGGCCCGCACGAGCTGGCCGTGGGGGACAGGTTCACCATTACCACCCGGGACATCGACGGCACGGCGGAAATCTGCTCGACCACGTTCAAGGGCCTCCCGCAGGACGTGAACGTCGGCGATCCGCTGCTGATCGACGACGGCAAGGTCGCGCTGCGGGCCGTGGAGGTCGACGACGAGAACGTGGTCACCGAGGTGACCGTGGCCGGCGCGGTCTCCAACAACAAGGGCATCAACCTGCCCGGCGTCGCCGTCAACGTGCCGGCGCTGAGTGATAAGGATGAAGACGACCTGCGCTGGGCCATCCGCGCTGGCGTGGACATGGTTGCGCTGTCCTTCGTCCGCAATGCCGCCGATGTGCGGCGGGTGCACGAAATCATGGACGAAGAGGGCCGCCGGGCTCCGGTGATCGCGAAAATCGAGAAGCCGCAGGCGGTAGATGCGCTGGAGGAGATCATCGACGCGTTCGACGCGATCATGGTCGCGCGAGGCGATCTCGGCGTCGAACTTCCCTTGGAAGACGTGCCGGTGGTGCAGAAGCACGCCATCGAGTTGGCCCGCCGCTGGGCGAAGCCGGTCATCGTGGCCACCCAGGTGCTCGAATCGATGATCGACAACCCCCGGCCCACCCGTGCCGAGGCCTCGGACTGTGCCAACGCGGTGCTGGACGGGGCGGACGCGGTAATGCTTTCCGGAGAGACGAGCGTGGGTGCCTACCCGCTGGAAACCGTCAAGACCATGGCCCGGATCATCGAATCCACCGAGCAGCACGGCCTGGACCGGGTGCCGCCGCTGGGCAGCCGCCCCCGCACGCGCGGCGGAGCGATCACCCGCGCCGCCGTCGAGATTGCCAACCAGCTGGACGCGAAGTACATCTGCACCTTCACGCAGTCCGGCGATTCCGCCCGCCGGCTCTCGCGGCTTCGCCCGGGACGGCCGATCTTCGCCTTCACGCCGGACCAGGCCACGCTGAACGTCATGTCGTTGATCTGGGGCATCCAGCCGCTGCTCGTGGACTTCGTCGAACACACGGACAAGATGACGGCGCAGGTGGACCGGGTACTGTTCGAGAAGGGCCTGGTGGACATCGATGATCTGGTGGTCATCGCCGCCGGCTCGCCCCCCGGGAAGGCCGGCTCCACCAACTCGCTCAAGGTCCACCGTGTCGGCGACCTGGCCGACGCCGGCGAGCAGTTGGACAGCCAGCAGGCGTCCCGGCGCGAACGAGTCGGGCCCTGGCCGACCAGCTGA
- a CDS encoding ANTAR domain-containing response regulator: MSEQTETTPARRVVVAEDETLIRLDIVEILRGEGYDVVAEADNGEKAVELATELKPDLVLMDVKMPVMDGITAAEQIVKARIAPVVLLTAFSQKELVERARDAGAMAYVVKPFTPADLVPAIEIALSRHQEIKALESEVSDLQEQFATRKLVERAKSLLITKMGLTEPEAFRWIQKTSMDRRLSMREVADTIINQVN; the protein is encoded by the coding sequence GTGTCCGAGCAAACTGAGACCACCCCCGCACGCCGCGTCGTCGTCGCCGAGGACGAAACGCTGATCCGTCTGGATATTGTCGAGATCCTTCGCGGCGAGGGATACGACGTCGTCGCTGAGGCGGACAACGGCGAGAAGGCGGTCGAGCTGGCCACCGAGCTGAAGCCGGACCTGGTGCTGATGGACGTCAAGATGCCCGTCATGGACGGCATCACCGCCGCCGAGCAGATCGTGAAGGCCCGGATCGCTCCGGTCGTCCTGCTGACGGCCTTCAGCCAGAAGGAGCTGGTGGAGCGGGCGCGCGACGCCGGCGCCATGGCCTACGTGGTCAAGCCGTTCACGCCGGCCGACCTGGTTCCGGCGATCGAGATTGCGCTCTCGCGCCACCAGGAGATCAAGGCGCTGGAGTCCGAGGTCAGCGACCTGCAGGAACAGTTCGCCACCCGCAAGCTGGTGGAACGCGCGAAGAGCCTGCTGATCACCAAGATGGGCCTGACGGAGCCGGAGGCTTTCCGCTGGATCCAGAAGACCTCCATGGACCGCCGCCTGAGCATGCGCGAGGTAGCCGACACCATCATCAACCAGGTCAACTAG